CGTCTGTACAGTTCTAAAATAAGAACAATTCAATATGCCAAATGCAAACCACATATTTAAATAAATCTCATCACAAACGCCATTGTAAACTCTGTCAATACTTTCTGAGTTGAAGAGGTTCATCCTGGTCGAATAGTTCAAGTAATGGTTGTTTCTTGGGCTCTGATCAACAGCCAGTAAAACCTgtacaaacaacacaaaacaTGGAGCCGGTCTTGAGAAACAATATTGCATGTATTCATTTGATGGTTCAAACAAGTGAGATGTTAATATCAATTCAACACCAACATAGCCTACAATTTAAATGGAGAATCCATCGGTTGGATTGACGCAGTGGATAAGCGTACCTGTCCTTTAGCATCCAAGCCCGCTGAATGACCCAATTCTCTCTAGCCTGACGCCGAAGCAGCTTCTCAGTCCACCCTTCTTGAACCGGCTCCACTGGTGCTTGGGGGTCTTCATAATGTAATTGAGAAGACGCGCAATTGCGTTCTCCTTTCCCGCCAGCGCGGAATTCCTTGCGTCTTCGGAGTCCCAAGGACGCACCACTCCCGCCGTGAAGGCTGCCTTCTCTGTATTCAACTCTTTCccatccacctccctctcctccgacACGTAATATGGTACATTTCTTTCCTCCTCCAGAAGCCGTATCACGCTCTAATTGAGAGAAAACATGGAATCATTAGTCACAATGTCACTTAAGGCCACTTTAAACAGTCTTCCATCAACTAAAATAAACATCTATGGGAATTGGTGGAATAAGAAGAACTGCAAAAAATGTAATGATCGAAAGTTTTGCGCATGATGCACCAGTTTACCTGCAGGTTGGACACGGGTTTGGCTCCTACCAAGTTCAGAAGTACAAGCGCGGATAAACAGCCAAATGTGATATTTGAAATCATTTTCATCTGTAGTTCGTCTTCTCCCCTTTGCTCTGTAGGTAGACCAAATCGTTCGCCTTGCCTGTTCTCCTTTGGCAACAAGACGTCACCAGGTGCGCATTTATATCTGTGGCGTTTCGTTACGGAGGCCCAAGAAAACATTAACCGTGGTCCGTGACTAATCTAGAGAGGTGCGACAATGCCGTGGGGGTGTAGTTCATTTAACTGGAAGCTTTACGTCAATTGACACATAATAGGCTTAAAACTGTAACGCTAAGAGGGCTCTACCCAATTACCCATATCGCCATACCAAGAGAGGCAGAAAGGTGGCTATACTTCAAGCTAAACGTTTCAGGTGGACAGGTCTCTGCGATTCATTTCAGATGATGCTGGTTTGTGATGACCTTGAATAAAAAAGTTTCTTCCCATATTATTCAATTCATTTCAAGTGAGTGGATGTCTGAGGAA
The DNA window shown above is from Salmo salar chromosome ssa13, Ssal_v3.1, whole genome shotgun sequence and carries:
- the LOC106567368 gene encoding C-type natriuretic peptide 3-like translates to MFSWASVTKRHRYKCAPGDVLLPKENRQGERFGLPTEQRGEDELQMKMISNITFGCLSALVLLNLVGAKPVSNLQSVIRLLEEERNVPYYVSEEREVDGKELNTEKAAFTAGVVRPWDSEDARNSALAGKENAIARLLNYIMKTPKHQWSRFKKGGLRSCFGVRLERIGSFSGLGC